From the genome of Setaria viridis chromosome 1, Setaria_viridis_v4.0, whole genome shotgun sequence:
TCATGTAACACTAAGGTGTACAAATctttttatttaccttttcttctttttctcttttcttttttctatactaacttttctttatttttattttattttcttaatttatCCTTTATTATTTATATCTTTCTCACATTTaatttagttttttattttttattttattttatttgtttcttttttccttatattttatattattttgtctttatttcatttttattattattattatcatatttttatcttcttctctttttatttttgtcttGTTTTCATTTTGATCTCTTTTAtaacttgttttcttttcccttttactttctttatttatttttcttactttattttattttccattctccttttcttctcttttagtTTTCCATatcaatttatttttcttttttctttttaattttctttgTAATTATATATATTAATTTCTTCTACATGCATAAAAATTAATTTTTCAAAATACGTTAGGATTTGTTCTTCATGTTAAATTATTTGTTCGCATGTATGTATTTTGTTCAAGTTTATAAACTTATTTGCTCTTATATATATTGTTCGATAGTAAGAATAATTTGTTTATGCTATTCAATTAGTTATTCATTTTTATAATAATATTGCTTATAAGAAAATTTAAATTCCAAGTGATACATGGTTTTACGGGAGGGGGAAGTAGTAGCTGCAGGTCTGTCAAGTCGACACTCGAACCACCTCGCTACCAGAGAAACTCCAGAAGAGTTGCTTTCCAAGTATGAAAATTATGGTTGAGTTGCTATCTGGCTCTTCATTCCATCCAATTTGTCAAACTTCTTACACTTATCAAAACTTTGGCAAGTTAATTTGCCTTGCCAAAGTGTGGATTCTATGTGTAGTAATTGTCAGAACGGAGAGTGCAAAATGTAGAGGTTGTGCGAAATGGAGAAGCTGTTGGAGTGGATGCAGAGTATATATTTTTGAGAGACacctaaggtcccgtttggtagagcttcggcttctcataaaacggcttcggcttgttcggtggagtggcttttgtagtgaagttgaagccgttttgcaaaatgtttggtaaaacggcttctcaatggtaatatatgtaattttatgatcacttaatgcttggagagagagaagaagtcGGTGAAGCCatttttttcggcttctcctctctagtatAAGCCGTTTTGCGGTTTCTTCCCgactttggtggtgaagccgttttgaaattcgccctttggtagggcttcatcaaaagttggtggagaagcactttgagaagccctaccaaatggGGTCTTAATGTTGGAATTTGGAGAGTGGAAAACGAATAGTACGTTGGAACGAGATACTCAGTACGAAGTAATTCAGATTAGATAGAGAGTtaaatggaaagaaaaaaatagatagTCCGTTAGAGATTGTCAGCGTGCGACGCCGCGAGATCGGGAATCCCCTGCCCGGCCTGCCTGTTCCTGAATCTGCCCCGCACGAAAATTCCCCGACCCCTCACGCGCAGGCGCAACCCATCTCACCTCGCCGCCCTaacccgccaccaccgctgcacGAGGCGTCCACACGCCGACGGCCGTCACCACCGCCACACCGGGACGGCGGTTGCTGCGGCGGCAGGATGGGGGTGGACTACTACAAGGTGCTGCAGGTGGAGCGCGGCGCCTCCGATGACGAGCTCAAGAAGGCGTACAGGAAGCTCGCCATGAAGTGGCACCCGGACAAGAACCCCAGCAACAAGAAGGAAGCCGAGGCCAAGTTCAAGCAGATCTCAGAGGCCTACGAGGTTCGCCCGCTCTCTCTCCTGGCCCTATTGCGCCTCTGATCTGTGCCGGTGCTCGTAGCTGGTCGCCGAGGAAGAGAAATGGTGTTCGATTGAGGATGCGGTTCCCCATTTCCTCTAAATACGGACTGGATAGCTATAAGTTACAACGGTGTGCTCGCCATTGGGCAAACAAGGCCCTTTTGTGCGAAAAGATCTAATTCTCGCCTCCCATATGAGCTCTGGTGCCTTTGGTTCTGAAGCAAATGTAAGATTCGTGTTTTGCGTAGTTTGTGGAGTCAAACAAGAGACTCTAGTTTGGATACCATGGCATTATTTCGATGTTGACATTCATCAGTCATTTCCAGAGCTTGTAAGTTAGCTCCATTTGTTTATAATcttgccacttgttcaactctTGATCCGTGACTTGTTATCCATTTTTTTGTGCATGGGCAATTGTTTTGATTTTATCATGCTATGGATTAGGATCAATTTATGCATCTATCACTGTGGCACCAGTGAGCTAATTGCCACTTATGTCTTAGCTGTAAACATTTACACTTGATCTTGCGTGTTTTGCTTGCAGGTGCTAAGCGATTCACAAAAGCGCGCTGTCTATGACCAGTACGGAGAAGAAGGGCTCAAGGGTCAGGTTCCACCTCCTGGAGCAGGCGGTCCCAGTGGGTCGTCCTACTATGGTGGGAATGCATCGACATTCCAGTTCAACCCTCGCAGCGCGGAtgatatttttgccgaattctTTGGGTTCTCAAGCCCATTCTCAAGCATGGGTGGCATGGGAGGCATGGGTGGAGGTGCTGAGAGGGGCATGAGGGGTTCAAGGTTTGGGATGTTCGGCGATGACATATTTGGGTCCTACCCTCAGTTCCCTGGTGAGGCATCAATGCATGTTCCACAGCGGCCTCAGAAAGCTTCTCCAATTGAGAACCGATTGCCATGCAACCTTGCCGATTTGTACAAAGGTACCACCAAGAAGATGAAGATCTCACGGGAGATTTTAGATGCTGGCGGGTGAGTGAATATTGTTACGTGCTTTAAAATTAATAATTGTTCTTCCAGTGTTGCATTAAACACAAAACATGAACTTATTTTTGTGATATTGTGTTTCGTACACAGCTAAATGTGCAGAACCTGAAATCTTCATAGTATTCGGTAGCTACATTAGATATTTTTATTATATAACTGAGAACAACTAAAATTGGAACCCATTGCCTTGCACCATGTAAGCTTTTAAATTGCACTGCAGTTTCTTTAACAACTTCCAATTTCCTAACTTTGCTCCATAAACTTAAACTCAAAGATTAATTCTTTAGAGTCACTCAGTCTCAGCTTACTTATTTAGTGTTTACTTTTACTTGAGAGGAAATTGAAATATTATTCATATTGAAATAGAGTGAAATATTATTGATAACTGAAATCAACCTCCTGAGTTTGGTACAACTTACAAAAGTTCTGGGTACAATTAAGCGAAATAACAGTCAAATGCTTTACTGTAGAGGGCTACAGGCACTCAGTTCTTCACTATGATATGAGTGAAATACCTTTTGAAAAATAGACGCCCATAAGAAATCTTGGAACCTTGTGATGTTTTTTACCACTGTAACCACTTTTGTTAGGAAGGGGGGGGGTACTGTGCCAACCTCTCTGATTGTGTCACTAGGTCTTGCTAAACcaagttttttttccattgCCTACCTAAGAGAGCCACCTACTTGACAAACCTACCAAAGAAAACGGAACTCAATGGACCAAGTGAGACAGACAAACAACCTCTAGGGCCTATGTTGGACTGAAATAGGTTTTTATAATCAGAAACATATGTGGAGCAAAATTTGTAACCATGGATTCTATTACTCTGATAACTGCTTTTATTAAGTTAATATGCAGACCACATTTGTTTACTTATGTGGAAGAAAAATATTACCATTTCAGGCATGTTCTATGGATTTGACTGAACTGGCACCATATGTTAAAAACTAAGGTTGTGAATTGTGAATATAGTACTCAATTGTGGTTCCTTTGTGTCAGTTCAGTAGATAAAAACCATGACCAACGTTTTATTTATGCTTTGCTTACTTTCAAAACTATGCATTGTTGCATAGTCAGATTGATAACATACCAAAGTCTCCTTTTGTTGGGGATGAATTACAATGCACTTGTAACCCTTGCATCATAATTATTGTAGAGAAAGAAGCTTTAAGGCTGGCAACTTCTAAGAAAGAAGGGGCTGTAGAGTATTTTCTAGATAATGGAGGTAATCTTCATCCTCTGCACCAACCAGGGATGCACACAGCCATTTTATCTTTGAAATGTGAGCACCAAGATTTGAGCCCTTGTGGCACAGTCATGCATTCACAGCTCCACCACTACACCAAAGGTGCTTCATCTGTCTTGCTACTATTCAAAggcaatacaaaaggatagtaccTAAAGGGAAACAACAAGCACGGAAACTAATTGCTGAAGTTGCTAAATTAATGTTTCCTGCATTATGCACCAATATGTGGCTACCTTGTGCACACCTGGCTGGGGACCGCATGCTAAAGATATTGATCTGATGTCCTGGAGTTTGCTTATGGTTTAacttttatcattcttttacAGTTTAATTACATAAGGGAACTAATAACCCATATTGTCTTGTTTGTCGTTCAGTCTAAATGTGTCCTTGACTAGTGTTTTGTGTGATTTCCATTGTAAAATTTTGAATGTGCAGGGGTTCACGTGTTCTTTTTATTCATGCTTTTCTTGAAAATAACCGGTTTTTTTATATTGCTTTGAATGACAAATGCAGTAAATTAAAATTTACTGAACATTGCAATCAAATAAGAAACAAGTGAAGTATCAGAGCCATGCAATTCTTTTAATAAGATGTGTTTACGATCTCACAAGGTTATATCCCTTCACATATCTAAAATTGTATTTTTACATCGATGATCTATTTGCTGTCTGAACACTTATATTTTTTCTGGTAATGATTATTTTGTATTATAACAAATCATGTTTACAATTAAAGTTATCTTTGAATCTGATTCCAGTATGCTTTATGTGAATCTTATATTGTATATGCCAACACATTCCTAATATTGTATTTTTAAATTGATCTGTTCGAACGCTATATTGTTTTTCAAGCAATGATTGTTATAATGTTACAAACAAATAACATGAGCAGCTAAAGTTATCTCTGAATCTGATTTCAGTTACGTGTATCTGTCTCAATGTGGTAACTTATAATGCAACCAGCTAATTCACTAACCTAGACGTGAAGCAAAAAGCAGTAATGTAGATAAGGGAGTGTGCATGTATAGTACTTTTGGATGAGGGGAAGAGGGAATGTGCTGTAACGAGGAGACTTTTTTTGTGTCATATTAAGTAATTTATATTTGGTGTCCCTACAACTACAAGAGTTTCGTCTCATGTTTGCTTGCAAGAAATAGGATAATAATTGGTGCTCAACTTTATTATGGGTGCTTTGAGGAAAAAGTACAAGTTTTCCATTGTGGTTGCAGTGAACTATCTGATGAATTGGACCTTTATTTCCTTAATACGTGACCTTGATATTTTTATGCGCCCAGGTAACATTTACAAGGCCATGTTGAAAATGCGTCATGGTCAATTTTCAGTCTAGTCATGTCAGGGTTGTCAAGTTCACTATTGACCTTTTTGCTGATTACGGATGACATTATGTGGCCATATTTTCAGAAGTTAATATAGATAATTAGATATGTAGCCATTTTGACACATTTATATTGCTTCCTAGTTTAATGGCGCTCAGTAGTATTTGGAAAGTTGAATTGTTTCCTAGTTTGATAACATTGAATAGTACTTGGAAAGTTGAAGTttcaaaaatttatttgaaTAGAAACATATGTGGTATAATCTCTCGTGCTACATAAACTCAAGGGCTTCTTGTGGATCCTAGTAAAAGATCACATGCTACTTGGTGTGTATATCAACCCGCCACATTCATTAAGTTTTTTTTCCATATCAAGAAACTGTGAACTCTGTGGTACATGTGTTTGACAAAAACTTAAGTGGGTAACTTCACTctttgaccaaatcccaaaattTACGACTCCTCATGTGATGATACTGTGATCTTCACCAAAACAGTCATGCATTAGCCTTGAGCAATAAACTCACTATCCTGCACTTGTGCCTTCTCTGTTTTCAGAGACTGTCAATCCTTGTATCAACCGTCATGGCTTGACGGTCTTATTTGTTTAATGTATCAGTCATTTCTTACTTTCAATGGGATTTTCAGTTTACATTATGTTTCTGTCATTTATATTTCTCTGACAAGTTGAACAAATGGCAGCCTTCTCTTGCCTGAGTGCAATTCACCTTAGGAGTTTATTTAGTATTTTTGGTTACCTTTTGCTAGTTCCCATCTTGAATGGAACACAGGGATGTTAAACATAAGATTGTTTAGGCAATAagcttgatttttcttttttttccccacaTGTCTTTCTTGAATTGTCTTCTTATTATCTGACTTGGCATATTTGTGTTGTTTTCTATGACCATTTGTTAATTTTGGCTAGCCAATGATCAGCAACTCTTTATTCATTTGGCAGGAGAACTATGGTTGTTGAGGAGATCCTAACAATCGACATAAAACCTGGATGGAAGAAAGGGACAAAAATAACATTTCCTGAAAAGGGTAATGAGGCTCCACACATAATTCCTGCAGATATTGTATTCATAATCGATGAGAAACCACATGATGTTTTCACACGAGACGGGAATGATCTGATCATGACTCAGAAAATTTCCTTGGCTGAAGCCTTGACGGAATGTACTGTTAATGTAACAACATTAGATGGTCGGAACCTAACAGTACCGATAAACAACGTCATCTACCCTGGCTATGAGGAGGTTGTTCCCCGAGAGGGCATGCCGATTCCGAAGGATCCTTCCAAGAAGGGAAATCTTAGGATCAAGTTCAGCATCAAATTCCCCTCGAGGCTGACCTCCGAGCAGAAAGCAGAAATCAAAAGGCTACTAGGTTCTTGAGGAGTGGACACAGGATGATCTTTTTTGGCgttgcattggtgagtccagtGTACATTCAGTTGTTAGCTATGAATACCAAGTTCCGGTTTCCTTGAgctgtgctgctgctggtgctggcaTTTTGAtgttttgagcttgaatgttAAAATGTTATTTTTTTGGCAGAATAATTTCCATGGAAATAGATATTTCAGCGTGACCTCGCTGTGATGATGTGCATTTTACACCTAGCAAATGCTAGATTTTGTTTTGGCTGGGCCTATGtgagttttttttaaataatacCACTGCTGATAATATTTACCCCATGAAAAGATATTGGGATAAGGTTAAAATATGAATTTTGAATCATGGAAATAGCTTTTAGTGGGTTCTGCCACTAGCAATACTGAATTCACAAATCACAGATGCCAAACAGCAAAGACATTTCATCATAATACTATTATCATAAACCATCTAATTTGCATAAGTTTTGTAATCCTTCGACACTATCAATACTGAATTCACAAGTCACATGGATCATTAAAGTTGGTGGTAGTAAACTAGCAATACGTATACATTACAAAAGGCCCTTTTCATTCAGGGGCCAAAAACAGAGCACTGTGCTACATAAAACAGAGTATGCTACAGGTTGCTGTTAGCCTGTTACACTGTAATAAGAAACGTTTGAAAGAATCAGAACTGCTAGGGAACTCGCAAGTTGTAACTAGAAAACTTCTGTTTGCTGATCCAAGAAATGTCGATCGAGATCACACTTCACCTTGCTCTTGGCACCAGCAACAGGCTCCACCTCGACGACCATGGCCGGCAAGTGTTCCGGAGTTGCGGTagcgacgtcgtcgtcgtcttgcACGCCTGTCGTGTCACAGAAGCTGTCGAGATCGCCCCACCCCAAGAAGAAATCATCCGTCGTGCAGGATTCTTGATCCGTCGGCGGCGGGAGATCAGCCGCCGCTTCCAGCGCCGTTGTCTGGATGTGCCCCTCATGGTAgccggcctcggcgccggccggcgatgtGGGAGGGCAGCGCGGCGAGCCGATGTCGCAGAGAAGCTGAGCCAGCTGCAGCCCCCATTGCTGCTCTTCGGTAAGAGATTGCCCCGCAGGAGGTTCTTGGCTTGATCCGAGTTCTGATGCCAGTAGCAGCGCGCAATAAGCCTCAATGGATGATCCCTCGTGGTTGCCGAACTGTTCTTGTGACTGGCTTGTGAAACATTCTTGATTCTGAGCGAGTTCTTGATCCGGCGCGAAGGGTTCTTTCTTGCTTGATCCGGCTTCAGCGCACCAAGGATCCAGGACGGATGATTCTTGGCTGAATCCGGTGTCCGAGCCCAAGAAATCCTCAGCGGATGATGTCCCGTAGTTGAGGAACTGCTGTTCTTGATCCGGCGTCGCCGTAGTTATCACGGAAGACGCCGTGGCGGCACGCTTGTGCTGAGGCGGCGCGGCTTGCAGTTCTAGCTCTtggccctcgccctcgccgtcgtcgtcgtcgggcatGCGCTGGCGCTTCTGGCCGCGGCCGGTGAAGGCGACATGGCAGACCTTTACCGGGGACGGGCCTTGCGGCAAGGCGACGGTGTACTCGTGCAGGACCCACCCCGTACTGCCGCGCCTGGCGTGGGCCTCCTGCAGGTTGAGCGCGTACTTGCCCCACGAGACCTGCTCGCCGCCGGGCAGGTGGAGCGCCTCGTCCGGACAGCGCCTCTGCCCCGCCCACGTCCAACGGCTGCCGCAGCTGCGGGCCTGGCGGGCGCCGCCCTTGGCGTCGTCGTTGCTGGAGATCTTCTCGAAGAAGTaggcctcgtcgtcgtcggtgcggcggtggcgcttgAGCAGCTTCCAGGGGTGGCACGAGCTGGTGGCGGCAGCGTCGTCCTCGATGATGACCCCCGGGACCGCGGGCGGCTGGCCGAGGGCGCGCGGCAGGAGGTAGAACTCGACAAGCTCCTCGTCTGTGGGGTCGAAGCGGACCCCCGGCGGGAGCCCTAGGGCCTCCGCCACCGACATGGCTGGatgcggagggagggagggagggagagaggagcgGGGGACGCCACGAGGCTTGGAGACGGGTGTGCGCGTGGGACGGCTGCGGCGATCTTGGGTTGGTTTTATAAACATCGGCTGCACTGAGGTACTACTACTACCATCGACGGGTCGCAGAATCCGACTTCCAAGCGGAAATAAATGTTTCCGTTCTAACCTGCCTAGCGAGAACGGGAGCCACATGAAATGGTCCTCATCATAGCAAAACATTACATCggccattcttttttttaggaTATGTCCATTCTTTATTAATAAGAATTATCTCAAAAAAATTAATAAGAACAAGATCTAGCAAGCCACTCGTATATCCTTTGTTTTTTTGACAAAGTTTGTATCCTACTCTCTCCCTGTTAAGACTACCATCAAAAGATAAGTCACAAGTGGAGTTTGGAAGGGATTATTGTTCATTAGGAGAAAACATGAAAGAGAGTTTACCTTGTGGATTATTTTGATCATAAGAGTGAAAACATATATGTTGGTTATTAGAAAAGGAAGATGTATAATTTTGGACACGTGCTCGTCAATAGCTTTTTTTTTCGAGTTCGTCGATAGCTAAGCGCACATGGTGCCTTCATCAATCTCAAAATCGACATATCGGCTTAGTCTCTCGAATGTGCTTATAGAGGTATAGTACATGTGTATTTATACGGGTGAGCATACGTGTGTATACGTGAGCATTTTCATGTGTCTTGTGTTTTAACAAAAAGAATTCTGAACACTTGAAGAGACAACAAAAGTCGATCCCGAGTCTCAACGTTATTCCTTCTGCATGTGCACCCTGATCTAAACCACATCCTGCACTTGATTAATCCTTCTCTCATTCTTTATCTTTAATTTCTCTCTTgaccttttcttgttttctttgccTTTTCAATTCTTGCACAATTATTATCCTCTTATTTTATAGAGGCCGGGGATAGATTAGCCTCCTGCCACTCCTAAGAACGTGGCGTGAGAACCCAGGTTCAAACCTTGGCCGGTCCACTCTACCAGTCCAATTCTCATTATCCTCTAATTTTAGCCCTACTTTACTTATAATAAAACCTTCTCCTACATCAGAAAACACCAGGGCCCACTTGGGCCGGGTTCTTTGGGTCGGCCGGTGTATATGTCGCGGAAAAGGACTTCAGTTGGCGTCCCCCTCTTTCGTTTTATTTATAGCTTTAATTTCTATTTTTCTGGAAGTCATCAGGTTATCATGAACAGTGTAAGTATGGTTTTTCAGGAATGGATGGCAGGAGCGAGGTGGCAACTTTGCAAGGCGGAGCCAACAGAATTGAAGTGGCGACTTCGCTAGTTGGAACGAGCGGGAGTGGAGTGGAGACTTCGCAAAGCGACTTCACGAGCAGGGTAGCCGAAGACCGCTTGGACTGGGCGCGGGCCGTGGAGTCAAAAGGCAGCATTGCCGGGCTGGGCAATGGCGATACGTCCAAGGAAAGAGCGAAGTGGCTGGGCCGTTTCGAGGTTGTGAGCTGGCACGTGCTTAGTTGTAAAGTGATGAGTCGTAAAGAGTGTGGCTAAAGCGGCATAATGTTACTGTAATGCCCTCGAATATGCTTCACATAAAATGAAAAAGGAGGGTGATGCATTGTAAAGTGTAAAAATTACAGTCCTATGAAATGGGGCCGTCATGAATGGAAATGGACACGTTCGGACGGAGGGGGAGTTTCCCCCAAAGTCACTTGAGAAGTTCGGACGGAGGGGGAGTTTCCCCCGAATTCACTTTCTCAATTCTTTGTCTTTCTTGTCATCTTCATTTGGAAACTTGTTGACTCCGCTTCTGGGATGGTTTTCTACCCCAACAGTTTTGGTGCCCACCGTGCTTCATTCCTTTAACCGCAATGGTGCCGAACAAGAAAGCAAAGAATACCAATACACAGAATGCTGCTAATGACCCATCGGCAGCAGCAACGAATCCCCTGGACAATGTACCAAGTTCTAGGCGGGTACGAAGACAAAGTGAAGATGAAGTTGAGGCCGAAGACATCGTTGACGGCTAGTTCGAAGTCAACTTGAGTGATACTAGAGTGGAAGATGAAGACTTGGCGGCTCTCAAGCGAATCGAAGTAAGATTATTGAAGAGGTTCAGAGATGCATAGTCCACGTCCAACGTCCAAACAAGAGCGCAAGCCAAGGCAGCCATAGCGAAGGCAAAGGTGCCACAACAAGGTGACCCAGAGGGAGAAAAACTCAAATACCAAGCTATGTTCAAAGAAGTAGTGAAACAGAGAACCGTGCTAGAACGGCTGTAGAGAGAAAATGCAGGATACTGTAAGGCAAAGAAGAACACAGTTGCAAGAGTAGATGAGTATATTACAGGCACAGATCAACTCTTTGCAAGCATAGAATGATAACAACCCAATTCAAGTCGAAGAGGGTCAAGGTGATAGCGAACAATATTGGAAAGATGATTCAAGTCTTGAGGCGTTGGCGGAATGTACACCGCAGTGGAAGCAGAAGGGAAATGCATATCCTTACAAGCCGAAGCTAATTTCACCTTTAACAATTGATCTAAAATTAGCAGACTGACCTCCAAGATTTAGGATGCGAGTGTCGATGCTAGAGTACGACAGGGAGTCAGACCCAAGGCACTTTGTTTTGAGATACAATGCTGCAATTTCTTTGGGAGGTGGAAATGACTACGCAAAAGCCAAAGCACTAGTGATGACGCTTAAAGGCTCGGCCCAGCAATGGTACACATCGTTGCCAAAAGGAAGTATTTCTTTGTGGGATCAATTTCGGGACAAGTTGTTTGACAATTTTCAAGAACTTCAGCCTCAAGAGTAAACTTCGGGAGATATCCATAACATCAAGCAAGGGGACAAGGAATATTTGCAAGAGTACATGAGAAGGTTTGTGAAAGCGAGAGCAAAAGCGCCACAGGTGCTAGAAAACACAGTGATTGATGTTGTTATAGCCTTATAGGAGGGCTAAGGTTGGGACCCTGTGGAGAGTACTTGGACAGACAAAGGCCAAAGTCTGAAAAGCAACTCTTTGAAATAATTCAAGAGTACTGCAAGTCTGATAGAGGAACATAGAGGAGAATAGATGAATACAACGCACGAAAGAGAAATGACAAACCGAAGCAAAATTGGCAATCGCAGTAGTCAAATAGCCAAAAATTCCAAGCGTACCTAGTGATGCCAAAATTTTAGCATCAAGAAAACACTATCAACAATGTTTCTACGCAGCCCAACTTCCAAAAATCTTCATATCAGTTCT
Proteins encoded in this window:
- the LOC117860340 gene encoding uncharacterized protein isoform X2 is translated as MGVDYYKVLQVERGASDDELKKAYRKLAMKWHPDKNPSNKKEAEAKFKQISEAYEVLSDSQKRAVYDQYGEEGLKGQVPPPGAGGPSGSSYYGGNASTFQFNPRSADDIFAEFFGFSSPFSSMGGMGGMGGGAERGMRGSRFGMFGDDIFGSYPQFPGEASMHVPQRPQKASPIENRLPCNLADLYKGTTKKMKISREILDAGGERSFKAGNF
- the LOC117860340 gene encoding uncharacterized protein isoform X1, yielding MGVDYYKVLQVERGASDDELKKAYRKLAMKWHPDKNPSNKKEAEAKFKQISEAYEVLSDSQKRAVYDQYGEEGLKGQVPPPGAGGPSGSSYYGGNASTFQFNPRSADDIFAEFFGFSSPFSSMGGMGGMGGGAERGMRGSRFGMFGDDIFGSYPQFPGEASMHVPQRPQKASPIENRLPCNLADLYKGTTKKMKISREILDAGGRTMVVEEILTIDIKPGWKKGTKITFPEKGNEAPHIIPADIVFIIDEKPHDVFTRDGNDLIMTQKISLAEALTECTVNVTTLDGRNLTVPINNVIYPGYEEVVPREGMPIPKDPSKKGNLRIKFSIKFPSRLTSEQKAEIKRLLGS
- the LOC140222369 gene encoding uncharacterized protein produces the protein MADVMFCYDEDHFMWLPFSLGRLERKHLFPLGSRILRPVDGSSSTSVQPMFIKPTQDRRSRPTRTPVSKPRGVPRSSLPPSLPPHPAMSVAEALGLPPGVRFDPTDEELVEFYLLPRALGQPPAVPGVIIEDDAAATSSCHPWKLLKRHRRTDDDEAYFFEKISSNDDAKGGARQARSCGSRWTWAGQRRCPDEALHLPGGEQVSWGKYALNLQEAHARRGSTGWVLHEYTVALPQGPSPVKVCHVAFTGRGQKRQRMPDDDDGEGEGQELELQAAPPQHKRAATASSVITTATPDQEQQFLNYGTSSAEDFLGSDTGFSQESSVLDPWCAEAGSSKKEPFAPDQELAQNQECFTSQSQEQFGNHEGSSIEAYCALLLASELGSSQEPPAGQSLTEEQQWGLQLAQLLCDIGSPRCPPTSPAGAEAGYHEGHIQTTALEAAADLPPPTDQESCTTDDFFLGWGDLDSFCDTTGVQDDDDVATATPEHLPAMVVEVEPVAGAKSKVKCDLDRHFLDQQTEVF